From Miscanthus floridulus cultivar M001 chromosome 15, ASM1932011v1, whole genome shotgun sequence, the proteins below share one genomic window:
- the LOC136506581 gene encoding probable disease resistance protein At5g63020: protein MDVKKEINVACLPDDEAWQLFQDKIGQGTLSSSPRIEALAKELVEELKGLPLALITVGRAMYGKSNPKQWESAMQHMKQSCCGGDDQDLRMENTVFRRLKFSYDSLRNETLRQCLLTCSLWPEDEGIRTGDLIRCWIGLGLVDECDIHGSYIKAHSLIGELTAACLLDSCDTVFDSYPYFHDRRNFNHQELPIEVGVKMHDVIRDMAIWISCGCSDNKDKWVVHAGVGGNLSIHTIPWRRAECISLMSSRIGELHPFTGSTNLKRLYLHQNLLDERIFGAIQSFTELTYLDLSANRIKQIPEELFALVNLEHLDLSFNRALRTVPKRLRELTKLKFLYLGGTDIERIPKEVISCLTELQVIDLMTTNYTSEIIQELCTLTNLKAVDIIIEGDDRYESLRKAAGIPFRDLIIYGLEETNKLCLAVDTLTGDIAGRTLNELHFEFCAMEQIIVGDELGKPFDALSVLVLQDLHNLTTIRMWEGTSSSQALFPRLTHLSLYACSKLQHLSWAPYLPCLEYLDVDDCKAMKQICMGTGQESSKTFPCLKYLILVDNDMLVSLCGSDVTFPCLVELAIIRCGKLKRLPFTMQSLPHKLTKLFFFKRYYWNELEWEDEGVKSFLEQVRVDTKLEWED from the coding sequence ATGGACGTAAAAAAAGAGATCAATGTGGCATGCTTGCCAGATGATGAGGCCTGGCAGCTATTTCAAGACAAGATCGGACAGGGGACTCTATCTTCTAGTCCTCGTATTGAAGCTCTTGCAAAGGAACTTGTGGAGGAACTGAAGGGCTTGCCATTAGCTTTGATAACTGTCGGAAGGGCAATGTACGGCAAAAGTAATCCGAAACAATGGGAATCTGCCATGCAACACATGAAACAGTCATGCTGTGGCGGGGATGATCAGGACCTCCGTATGGAAAATACTGTTTTCAGACGACTCAAGTTCAGTTATGATAGCCTAAGAAATGAAACCTTGAGACAGTGTTTGTTGACTTGCTCACTATGGCCAGAGGATGAAGGGATTCGGACGGGGGACCTGATACGATGCTGGATTGGCTTAGGTCTAGTTGACGAGTGTGATATACATGGTTCCTACATAAAAGCACATTCTCTAATAGGTGAACTTACAGCTGCATGCTTGTTAGACAGTTGTGATACTGTGTTCGATAGTTATCCTTACTTTCATGATAGAAGAAACTTTAACCATCAGGAATTGCCAATTGAAGTTGGTGTTAAGATGCATGATGTGATCCGTGATATGGCTATTTGGATATCTTGTGGCTGCAGTGACAACAAGGACAAGTGGGTCGTTCATGCAGGAGTTGGTGGAAATCTGTCTATACACACCATTCCTTGGCGCAGAGCCGAATGCATCTCATTAATGTCCAGTAGAATCGGGGAGCTTCATCCGTTTACTGGCTCCACAAATCTCAAGAGGCTATACCTTCATCAGAATCTTTTGGATGAGAGGATATTTGGAGCCATTCAGAGTTTCACTGAGCTGACATACCTAGATCTAAGCGCTAACAGAATCAAGCAGATACCTGAAGAGTTATTTGCCTTGGTAAACTTGGAGCATCTGGATTTATCATTTAACAGAGCCCTAAGGACAGTTCCCAAACGCCTTAGAGAACTTACTAAGCTTAAATTCTTATATCTAGGAGGCACAGACATAGAGAGGATTCCGAAGGAGGTCATATCCTGTCTTACGGAATTGCAAGTGATTGACCTAATGACAACTAATTATACGTCTGAAATAATTCAAGAGTTGTGCACCCTTACAAACTTGAAAGCGGTTGATATTATCATTGAAGGTGATGATAGATATGAATCACTACGGAAGGCAGCTGGCATCCCCTTTAGGGATTTGATCATTTACGGATTGGAAGAAACAAACAAGCTCTGCCTGGCAGTAGATACTTTGACAGGTGATATTGCGGGAAGGACGTTAAATGAACTGCACTTTGAGTTTTGCGCAATGGAGCAAATAATTGTAGGAGATGAACTGGGAAAACCATTTGATGCTCTCAGTGTGCTCGTGCTCCAAGATTTGCATAACCTTACAACTATAAGAATGTGGGAGGGAACATCGTCTTCGCAAGCTTTGTTCCCAAGGCTCACACATTTGAGTCTGTATGCCTGCAGCAAACTACAGCACCTCTCTTGGGCGCCGTACTTGCCCTGCCTTGAATATCTTGATGTGGATGATTGCAAGGCTATGAAGCAGATCTGTATGGGCACAGGACAAGAGAGTTCAAAGACATTCCCTTGCCTCAAATATCTGATTTTAGTTGACAATGACATGCTAGTCAGCTTGTGCGGTTCTGACGTGACGTTCCCATGCCTTGTGGAGTTGGCAATTATACGATGCGGAAAGTTGAAGCGGCTTCCCTTCACGATGCAAAGTTTACCACACAAGTTGACTaaactgtttttttttaaaagataTTATTGGAATGAATTGGAATGGGAGGATGAAGGTGTCAAGTCTTTCCTGGAACAGGTTCGTGTGGATAC